A stretch of Sulfitobacter sp. THAF37 DNA encodes these proteins:
- the phnL gene encoding phosphonate C-P lyase system protein PhnL, producing the protein MIHVENLCKSFVLHNQGGTVIPVMENAALSVAVGECVGLIGASGAGKSTLMRMLYGNYLAASGSIRIGGIDVARAAPREILDLRRDTLGYVSQFLRVVPRVPTIDVVAEPLLRTGHDAQTARGRACDLLNRLNIPERLWSLSPTTFSGGEQQRVNIARGFAYAYPALLLDEPTASLDAANRETVLTLIDEAKARGAAIVGIFHDEAARDRVCDRVVDVTRFTPGLS; encoded by the coding sequence ATGATCCATGTCGAAAACCTTTGCAAATCCTTTGTACTGCACAACCAGGGCGGCACCGTCATCCCGGTGATGGAGAACGCGGCACTATCGGTCGCTGTCGGCGAATGCGTCGGGCTGATCGGGGCGTCGGGGGCGGGAAAATCCACCCTGATGCGCATGCTCTACGGCAATTATCTGGCGGCTTCGGGCAGTATTCGGATCGGCGGCATCGACGTCGCCCGGGCAGCGCCGCGCGAGATCCTGGATCTGCGTCGCGATACGCTGGGCTACGTCAGCCAGTTCCTGCGGGTCGTGCCGCGGGTGCCCACGATCGACGTGGTTGCGGAGCCGCTTTTGCGCACCGGACATGACGCGCAGACAGCACGCGGCCGGGCGTGCGATCTGCTGAACCGGCTGAATATCCCCGAAAGGCTCTGGTCGCTCAGCCCCACGACATTTTCGGGGGGGGAACAGCAGCGCGTGAACATCGCCCGCGGCTTTGCCTATGCGTATCCGGCCTTGCTGCTTGATGAACCGACGGCGAGCCTGGATGCCGCGAACCGCGAAACCGTTCTGACCCTGATCGACGAAGCAAAGGCGCGCGGGGCGGCGATCGTGGGCATCTTTCACGACGAGGCGGCGCGCGACAGGGTCTGTGACCGCGTGGTGGACGTGACCCGTTTCACCCCGGGCCTGTCATGA
- the phnD gene encoding phosphonate ABC transporter substrate-binding protein, giving the protein MNKLFAAALATTALSTGALAQTNGIDEFRIGILGGENAQDRLNSYQCLADYTTEELGVETKLFAPADYNGVIQGLLGGTLDMAWMGASGYAAVYIQDPEAVEPVLVKINLDGSYGYHSIGFARKDSGIASLEDMQGKVFGFGDPNSTSGYLIPSIEIPQEGDEITMESGDYFGEVKFTGGHEQTIVAVANGDIDGGVTWADGQGNWEDGYNSGALRKAVDAGLVDMNDLVEIWRSKPIPEGPVVLRKDLPEEVKAKMTALVDNLYETDPDCAYGVAAGESLGFDPITHDAYVSIVEARKAKSN; this is encoded by the coding sequence ATGAACAAGCTTTTCGCAGCGGCGCTCGCCACCACGGCCCTCAGCACGGGCGCCCTCGCCCAGACCAACGGGATCGACGAATTCCGCATCGGCATCCTCGGCGGCGAGAACGCCCAGGACCGGCTGAACAGCTACCAGTGCCTGGCCGACTACACGACCGAGGAACTGGGCGTCGAAACCAAGCTTTTCGCCCCCGCCGACTACAACGGCGTGATCCAGGGCCTGCTGGGCGGGACGCTGGACATGGCCTGGATGGGCGCTTCGGGCTACGCCGCGGTCTATATCCAGGACCCCGAAGCGGTCGAGCCGGTGCTGGTCAAGATCAACCTCGACGGCTCCTACGGCTACCATTCCATCGGTTTTGCCCGCAAGGACAGCGGCATCGCCTCGCTGGAAGACATGCAGGGCAAGGTCTTCGGCTTCGGCGATCCCAACTCCACCTCCGGCTACCTGATCCCCTCCATCGAGATCCCGCAGGAAGGCGATGAGATCACGATGGAGTCGGGCGACTATTTCGGTGAGGTCAAGTTCACCGGCGGTCACGAGCAGACCATCGTGGCAGTCGCCAACGGCGACATCGACGGCGGCGTGACCTGGGCCGACGGCCAGGGCAACTGGGAAGACGGCTACAACTCGGGCGCGCTGCGCAAGGCCGTGGACGCGGGCCTGGTCGACATGAACGATCTGGTGGAAATCTGGCGGTCGAAGCCGATCCCGGAAGGCCCCGTCGTCCTGCGCAAGGACCTGCCCGAAGAGGTCAAGGCCAAGATGACCGCGCTGGTCGACAACCTGTATGAAACCGACCCCGACTGCGCCTATGGCGTGGCCGCGGGCGAAAGCCTGGGCTTCGACCCGATCACACATGACGCCTATGTGTCGATCGTCGAGGCCCGCAAGGCGAAATCGAATTGA
- the phnE gene encoding phosphonate ABC transporter, permease protein PhnE produces the protein MTDTTQEIREGYLAAMRQKRMMNMLLLILFIALLVAGFAMADARNAGGFWDGWRNILDFPRDVIGEALSRAHLMPGYLVKYLPSLIETINIAAAATLLGALLGLFAALLATRGLAPQAWIVAPVRRVLDILRAVPEIVIALILIFLLGGGPVPAMIAICLHTIGALGKLFSEVNENASLKPVEGLASVGASWMQRMMLGVVPQVAPNYLSYALLRFEINIRASAILGFVGAGGIGYDLRNTMSWGQGKFDEAAAIFLLLFGAIVIVDQLSSYARNRLTHGKAYKDKGALL, from the coding sequence ATGACCGACACCACGCAGGAAATCCGCGAGGGGTATCTCGCCGCGATGCGGCAGAAACGCATGATGAACATGCTGCTGCTGATCCTCTTTATCGCCTTGCTGGTGGCGGGTTTTGCCATGGCAGACGCGCGCAACGCGGGCGGTTTCTGGGACGGCTGGCGCAATATCCTGGACTTTCCGCGCGACGTGATCGGCGAGGCATTGTCCCGTGCGCACCTGATGCCCGGCTATCTCGTGAAATACCTGCCGTCACTGATCGAGACCATCAATATCGCCGCCGCGGCCACACTGCTGGGGGCACTGCTGGGGCTTTTCGCGGCCCTGCTGGCCACCCGCGGCCTTGCCCCGCAAGCCTGGATCGTCGCGCCCGTCCGCCGGGTGCTCGACATCCTGCGCGCGGTGCCTGAGATCGTCATCGCCCTGATCCTGATCTTTCTGCTGGGCGGCGGCCCGGTGCCCGCCATGATCGCCATCTGCCTGCATACCATCGGGGCCCTGGGCAAGCTGTTCTCCGAAGTGAATGAAAACGCCTCTCTCAAACCGGTGGAAGGGCTGGCCTCTGTCGGGGCGTCCTGGATGCAGCGCATGATGCTGGGTGTGGTGCCGCAGGTCGCGCCCAATTACCTCAGCTATGCGCTGCTGCGGTTCGAGATCAACATCCGCGCCTCCGCCATCCTCGGCTTCGTCGGTGCGGGCGGCATCGGCTATGACCTGCGAAACACCATGTCCTGGGGCCAGGGCAAATTCGACGAGGCGGCGGCGATCTTCCTGCTGCTCTTCGGCGCCATCGTGATCGTCGATCAACTCTCCAGCTATGCCCGCAACCGCCTGACCCACGGCAAGGCCTACAAGGACAAGGGAGCCCTCCTGTGA
- a CDS encoding endonuclease domain-containing protein, translating to MIRPHPHIRKARAQRRWMTRSEDLLWQALRNRQVAGLKFRRKSPAASFVVDFLCPAARLVVEVTGPAQHRKLLEQRDAALLAHGYGVIRLARERIETDLPGVLSEIGSVGCRRL from the coding sequence ATGATCCGCCCGCATCCACATATCCGCAAAGCGCGCGCGCAGCGGCGGTGGATGACGCGATCGGAAGATCTGCTGTGGCAGGCGCTGCGCAATCGGCAGGTGGCCGGGCTCAAATTTCGGCGAAAGTCACCCGCCGCCTCCTTCGTTGTCGATTTCCTCTGTCCTGCGGCGCGTCTTGTGGTCGAGGTGACGGGCCCGGCCCAGCACCGCAAACTTCTGGAGCAGCGGGATGCGGCGCTGCTGGCCCACGGCTACGGTGTGATCAGGCTGGCGCGGGAACGGATCGAAACCGACCTGCCCGGCGTGCTGTCGGAGATCGGATCGGTCGGTTGCCGTCGGCTCTGA
- the phnF gene encoding phosphonate metabolism transcriptional regulator PhnF: protein MARTPIWRSIATTLAAEIAERHYAPGDKLPTESALATRFGVNRHTVRHALAALAEQGVVHARRGAGVFVTQVPTDYPIGKRVRFHQNLSSAGRVPTKRILAMQTRAATRTEGNLLALDEGAEVHVVEELSLADDLPVAIFTSVFPAARLPDLPDHLGAVGSVTEALRRSGVADYTRASTRLKAKLASATQALHLQIREGAPVLFSSSVNVDPDGIPVEFGSTWFAGDRITLTLEGE from the coding sequence ATGGCACGCACCCCGATCTGGCGGTCAATCGCCACGACATTGGCGGCAGAGATCGCTGAACGGCACTATGCACCCGGTGACAAACTGCCGACGGAATCGGCGCTGGCCACGCGCTTTGGTGTCAACCGGCATACGGTCAGGCATGCGCTGGCGGCGCTGGCGGAACAGGGGGTGGTCCATGCCCGGCGCGGGGCCGGGGTTTTCGTCACCCAGGTGCCCACGGATTATCCCATTGGCAAGCGGGTGCGCTTTCACCAGAACCTCAGCTCGGCGGGTCGCGTGCCGACCAAGCGGATCCTCGCAATGCAGACCCGCGCCGCGACCCGGACGGAAGGGAACCTGCTGGCGCTGGATGAGGGGGCGGAGGTGCATGTCGTCGAAGAGCTTTCGCTGGCCGATGACCTGCCGGTGGCGATTTTCACCAGCGTATTTCCGGCGGCGCGCCTGCCCGATCTGCCGGATCACCTCGGCGCTGTCGGCTCTGTCACCGAGGCGCTGCGCCGCTCGGGCGTGGCCGATTACACCCGCGCGTCCACCCGGCTGAAGGCGAAGCTGGCCAGCGCCACCCAGGCACTGCACCTGCAGATCCGTGAGGGTGCTCCGGTGTTGTTCTCTTCATCGGTCAACGTAGACCCGGATGGTATCCCTGTGGAATTTGGCAGTACCTGGTTTGCCGGTGACAGGATCACCCTGACGCTGGAGGGGGAATAG
- the phnH gene encoding phosphonate C-P lyase system protein PhnH produces MQSQALTGGFADAPTDSAIAFREIMQVMARPGRIARIGGATPPAPLSIAAGTLVLTLCDPDTPVYLAPGHDTPPIRDWITFHTGAPFTDQAHAAFALGDWGALSGQAFSVGTPEYPDRSTTLIVEMPELTSEGPTLRGPGIRDTAQLSLPELDRFRENAALFPLGNDFFFTAGRHVAALPRSTRVS; encoded by the coding sequence ATGCAGTCACAGGCTCTGACAGGCGGTTTCGCCGACGCACCAACCGACTCTGCGATTGCCTTCCGCGAGATCATGCAGGTCATGGCCCGGCCCGGCCGGATCGCCCGGATCGGCGGCGCCACGCCGCCTGCCCCCCTCTCCATCGCCGCCGGAACACTGGTGCTTACCTTGTGCGATCCGGACACGCCGGTCTATCTTGCGCCGGGGCACGATACCCCCCCGATCCGCGACTGGATCACCTTCCATACCGGCGCCCCCTTCACCGATCAGGCGCATGCGGCCTTTGCCTTGGGCGACTGGGGCGCACTCTCGGGTCAGGCGTTCTCCGTCGGCACGCCCGAGTACCCGGACCGTTCCACCACGCTGATTGTCGAAATGCCGGAACTGACATCCGAGGGACCTACCCTGCGGGGGCCTGGCATCCGTGACACCGCGCAGTTGTCCCTGCCGGAGCTGGACCGGTTCCGGGAGAATGCCGCCCTGTTCCCGCTGGGCAACGACTTTTTCTTCACAGCCGGCAGGCATGTCGCCGCCCTGCCGCGCAGCACGAGGGTGTCCTGA
- a CDS encoding carbon-phosphorus lyase complex subunit PhnI: MYVAVKGGERAIDNAHAWLAEERRGDGQVAELSVAQIREQLKLAVNRVMAEGSLFDPDLAALAIKQSRGDLIEAIFLIRAYRTTLPRFGASQAIATGGMHCDRRVSATFKDAPGGQLLGPTFDYTHRLLDFSLAADGTPPPAPEARAGAPSVPHIMEFLEREDLVKPEPENPTGPADLTRTPLEFPAARPLRLQSLARGDEGFILGMAYSTQRGYARNHAFVAELRIGTVSVEMEIPELGFTVEIAEIEITECETVNQFKGSKTEPPQFTRGYGLVFGMSERKAISMALVDRALRWKELDEDNTGAPAQDEEFVLSHADNIQATGFLEHIKLPHYVDFQSELELIRKLRNEATE, from the coding sequence ATGTACGTTGCCGTCAAGGGAGGCGAACGCGCCATCGACAACGCCCATGCCTGGCTCGCGGAGGAACGCCGGGGCGACGGGCAGGTCGCCGAACTATCGGTCGCGCAAATCCGCGAACAGCTGAAGCTGGCCGTAAACCGCGTGATGGCCGAAGGATCCCTATTCGACCCCGACCTCGCGGCGCTGGCGATCAAACAGTCACGCGGCGACCTGATCGAGGCTATTTTCCTGATACGCGCCTACCGGACGACCCTTCCGCGTTTCGGCGCCTCGCAGGCCATTGCCACCGGCGGCATGCACTGCGACCGCAGAGTCTCCGCCACCTTCAAGGACGCGCCCGGGGGGCAGTTGCTGGGCCCGACCTTCGACTACACACACCGCCTCCTCGATTTCAGCCTCGCCGCAGACGGCACCCCGCCCCCCGCACCAGAGGCGCGCGCTGGCGCCCCCTCGGTACCCCACATCATGGAATTCCTGGAAAGGGAGGACCTGGTCAAACCGGAACCGGAGAACCCGACAGGGCCCGCCGACCTGACCCGCACGCCGCTGGAATTTCCCGCGGCACGCCCCTTGCGCCTGCAGTCACTGGCCCGGGGCGACGAGGGTTTCATCCTCGGCATGGCGTATTCGACCCAGCGCGGCTACGCACGCAACCATGCCTTTGTCGCGGAACTGCGGATCGGGACGGTATCTGTCGAAATGGAAATTCCCGAACTGGGTTTCACCGTCGAAATCGCCGAGATCGAAATCACGGAATGCGAAACAGTGAACCAGTTCAAAGGCTCGAAGACCGAACCACCCCAGTTTACCCGTGGGTACGGGCTGGTCTTCGGAATGTCGGAACGCAAGGCGATCTCAATGGCCTTGGTCGACCGAGCGTTGCGTTGGAAAGAGTTGGATGAGGACAACACGGGCGCACCCGCGCAGGATGAAGAGTTCGTGCTGAGCCATGCGGACAATATCCAGGCGACGGGTTTCCTTGAGCACATAAAACTGCCGCATTACGTCGATTTCCAGTCGGAACTGGAACTGATCCGCAAATTGCGGAACGAGGCGACCGAATGA
- the phnK gene encoding phosphonate C-P lyase system protein PhnK produces MTPLLQVENLSKFYGRRIGCRDVSFDLYPGEVMGIVGESGSGKSTLLNCLAGHQPPDSGAVRFETRAEGLRDTVTMNEPERRMLGRTDWAFVHQHAHDGLRMNVSAGGNVGERLMAVGARHYGDIRHTAIDWLGRVEIAEDRVDDRPSAFSGGMRQRLQIARNLVTGPRLVFMDEPTGGLDVSVQARLLDLLRGLVREMGLSAIIVTHDLAVVRLLADRLMVMKDGHVVETGLTDQVLDDPQHGYTQLLVSSVLQV; encoded by the coding sequence ATGACCCCGCTTCTGCAGGTCGAGAACCTTTCGAAATTCTACGGCCGCCGGATCGGCTGCCGGGACGTATCCTTTGATCTCTACCCGGGCGAGGTCATGGGCATCGTCGGCGAAAGCGGGTCGGGCAAGTCCACGCTTTTGAACTGTCTGGCGGGCCACCAGCCGCCCGATAGCGGCGCGGTGCGCTTTGAGACCCGCGCCGAAGGGCTGCGCGATACCGTGACGATGAACGAGCCGGAGCGCCGGATGCTGGGACGCACCGACTGGGCCTTTGTCCATCAGCACGCCCACGACGGGCTGCGCATGAATGTCAGCGCGGGCGGCAACGTGGGCGAGCGCCTGATGGCAGTTGGCGCGCGGCATTACGGCGACATCCGGCACACCGCAATTGACTGGCTGGGCCGGGTGGAAATTGCGGAGGATCGGGTCGACGATCGGCCCAGCGCCTTTTCGGGCGGCATGCGGCAGCGGCTTCAGATCGCCCGCAATCTCGTCACCGGGCCGCGGCTGGTGTTCATGGACGAGCCGACCGGGGGGCTCGATGTGAGCGTACAGGCCCGCCTGCTGGACCTGTTGCGCGGGCTGGTACGCGAGATGGGGCTGAGCGCGATCATCGTCACCCACGATCTGGCGGTGGTGCGCCTTCTGGCTGACCGATTGATGGTCATGAAGGACGGTCACGTGGTCGAAACCGGCCTGACCGACCAGGTGCTGGACGACCCGCAGCATGGATATACGCAACTGCTGGTTTCTTCGGTCCTGCAGGTATGA
- a CDS encoding alpha-D-ribose 1-methylphosphonate 5-phosphate C-P-lyase PhnJ, translating to MTDAAYNFAYLDEQTKRMVRRALLKGLAIPGYQVPFASREMPMPYGWGTGGVQVTAAVLVPGDTLKVIDQGADDTTNAVSIRRFFEKTAGVAVTEQTTQASVIQTRHRIPEAPLREDQVLVYQVPIPEPLRFLEPSEIETRKMHSLEEYGLMHVKLYEDISQHGAIATSYAYPVRVENRYVMDPSPIPKFDNPKLTMEAIQLFGAGREQRIYALPPHTRVTSLDFEDYPFEASKADHACDLCGASDSYLDELIVDDAGGRLFMCSDTDYCASRRAAGHLGTKATPVAEDAA from the coding sequence ATGACCGACGCCGCGTACAACTTCGCCTATCTTGACGAGCAGACCAAGCGGATGGTCCGCCGCGCCCTTCTCAAGGGGCTGGCGATCCCGGGATACCAGGTGCCTTTTGCCAGCCGCGAGATGCCGATGCCCTACGGCTGGGGGACGGGCGGCGTGCAGGTTACGGCAGCGGTGTTGGTCCCGGGCGACACGCTCAAGGTCATCGACCAGGGCGCCGATGACACCACCAACGCCGTTTCGATCCGCCGCTTCTTCGAAAAAACTGCCGGCGTTGCCGTGACCGAGCAGACAACTCAGGCCAGCGTGATCCAGACGCGTCACCGGATCCCTGAGGCCCCTCTGCGCGAGGATCAGGTTCTGGTCTATCAGGTGCCGATCCCCGAACCCTTGCGGTTTCTCGAACCGTCCGAGATCGAGACCCGCAAGATGCACAGCCTTGAGGAATACGGTCTGATGCATGTCAAGCTTTACGAGGACATCAGCCAGCACGGCGCCATTGCGACGTCCTACGCTTACCCAGTCCGCGTCGAGAACCGCTATGTGATGGACCCTTCGCCGATCCCCAAGTTCGACAATCCAAAGCTGACCATGGAAGCGATCCAGCTCTTCGGAGCGGGGCGGGAACAGCGGATCTATGCGCTGCCGCCGCACACGCGGGTGACGAGCCTCGATTTCGAGGACTACCCTTTCGAAGCAAGCAAGGCGGATCATGCCTGCGATCTGTGCGGGGCATCGGACAGCTATCTCGACGAGTTGATCGTGGATGACGCGGGGGGGCGACTTTTCATGTGCTCCGATACCGACTACTGCGCCTCGCGGCGCGCGGCGGGCCACCTTGGCACCAAGGCAACCCCGGTGGCGGAGGATGCGGCATGA
- the phnE gene encoding phosphonate ABC transporter, permease protein PhnE, giving the protein MTTASLTLQADSLIARKRLVACAAPALIAAYLIYVFFAFDVPGLRDRVSVDNMNTLLRDVYSYKTHVTQDNRNGEVSIAIEGERKGTYPQGESPDWVRLGPASTVDLGGGHVVTLGETVRYDIPGYGRVTARPGRTGVNAELPAGDVPEWINASKNRVAITTDAGRVTITRNRTEVFRYFTGWELFFFTLDSPFHGLGLTELIATGDYGAMWSDFWNNKMWRHADVAWALVETVLMAFLGTFGAAIIALPMGFLAARNFSPLGAARFTARRIFDFLRGVDGLIWTIVLSRAFGPGPLTGSLAIMLTDTGTFGKIFSEALENVDDKQIEGIASTGAAPLQRYRFGVIPQITPVLLSQVLYYLESNTRSATIIGAITGGGIGLLLTQAIITQKDWEEVTYYIVLIILMVMIMDSLSGWLRRRLIAGDAS; this is encoded by the coding sequence GTGACGACCGCCAGCCTCACCCTGCAAGCCGACAGCCTGATCGCCCGCAAGCGTCTGGTTGCCTGCGCCGCCCCCGCGCTGATCGCGGCCTATCTGATCTATGTCTTCTTCGCCTTCGACGTGCCGGGCCTGCGCGACCGGGTCAGCGTGGACAACATGAACACGCTGCTGCGCGACGTCTACAGCTACAAGACCCACGTCACGCAGGACAACCGCAACGGCGAGGTCAGCATCGCCATCGAGGGCGAGCGCAAGGGCACCTATCCGCAGGGCGAAAGCCCCGATTGGGTGCGCCTCGGCCCTGCCTCCACCGTCGATCTCGGCGGCGGACATGTTGTCACCTTGGGCGAAACCGTCCGCTACGACATCCCCGGCTACGGTAGGGTAACGGCGCGACCGGGCCGAACCGGCGTCAACGCAGAGCTGCCAGCGGGCGACGTGCCAGAGTGGATCAACGCGTCCAAGAACCGCGTGGCGATCACCACCGACGCGGGCCGCGTGACCATCACCCGCAACCGGACCGAAGTGTTCCGTTACTTCACCGGTTGGGAGTTGTTCTTTTTCACCCTCGACAGCCCGTTCCACGGATTGGGCCTGACAGAGCTGATTGCCACAGGCGACTACGGCGCGATGTGGTCGGATTTCTGGAACAACAAGATGTGGCGGCATGCCGACGTGGCGTGGGCGCTGGTGGAAACCGTGCTGATGGCGTTCCTCGGCACCTTCGGGGCCGCGATCATCGCACTGCCGATGGGGTTTCTCGCGGCGCGCAACTTCTCTCCGCTCGGGGCGGCGCGGTTCACCGCCCGGCGCATCTTTGACTTTCTGCGCGGGGTGGACGGGCTGATCTGGACCATCGTGCTCAGCCGAGCCTTCGGACCCGGCCCGCTGACCGGGTCGCTGGCGATCATGCTCACCGACACCGGCACCTTCGGCAAGATTTTCTCCGAGGCGTTGGAGAACGTGGACGACAAGCAGATCGAAGGCATCGCCTCTACCGGGGCGGCCCCGCTGCAACGCTACCGTTTTGGCGTGATCCCCCAGATCACCCCGGTTCTGCTAAGCCAGGTGCTCTACTACCTTGAATCCAACACCCGCTCTGCCACCATCATCGGCGCGATCACCGGCGGCGGCATCGGGTTGTTGCTGACGCAGGCGATCATCACCCAGAAAGACTGGGAAGAAGTGACCTATTACATCGTGCTGATCATCCTGATGGTGATGATCATGGACAGCCTGTCGGGCTGGCTGCGGCGGCGTCTGATCGCCGGGGATGCGTCCTGA
- a CDS encoding chloramphenicol acetyltransferase, with translation MARLKPHVPYLHPDCEITDSTFGAYVEIGRASRVAHSHVGDYSYCDRYADIANARVGKFSNIASFVRIGATDHPMDKASLHHFHYRSADYFDDAEPDHAWFAHRRSRRARIGHDTWLGHGAQVRPDVTIGHGAVVAGGAIVTRDVPPYMIVAGIPAVPLRARFPDSIADRMMALAWWDWPHARLRDTLEDFRTLPAEAFLEKYES, from the coding sequence ATGGCACGTCTGAAACCGCACGTTCCCTACCTGCACCCCGATTGCGAGATCACCGACAGCACCTTCGGCGCCTACGTGGAGATCGGCCGCGCCTCGCGCGTGGCGCACAGCCATGTCGGGGATTATTCCTACTGCGACCGTTACGCCGACATCGCCAATGCGCGGGTCGGCAAGTTCTCCAACATCGCCTCCTTTGTGCGCATCGGCGCGACCGATCACCCGATGGACAAGGCCAGCCTGCACCATTTCCACTACCGCTCCGCCGATTACTTCGACGATGCAGAGCCGGACCATGCCTGGTTTGCCCACCGCCGCAGCCGCCGCGCGCGGATCGGCCATGACACCTGGCTGGGTCACGGCGCGCAGGTCCGGCCCGACGTCACCATCGGCCACGGCGCCGTAGTGGCGGGCGGCGCCATCGTCACCCGCGACGTGCCCCCCTACATGATCGTCGCGGGCATCCCCGCCGTGCCCCTGCGGGCGCGGTTTCCCGACAGCATCGCCGACCGCATGATGGCGCTCGCCTGGTGGGACTGGCCGCATGCCCGCCTGCGCGACACCTTGGAAGATTTCCGCACGCTGCCCGCCGAAGCATTTCTGGAAAAGTACGAGAGCTAG
- the phnC gene encoding phosphonate ABC transporter ATP-binding protein, with protein MLKLTDLTKAYGPNVAVKSANLDIDRPAMIGIIGRSGAGKSTLLRMLNRLTDATSGEINFEGRDITALTGKARRDWQSRCAMIFQQFNLVPRMDVVSNVLHGTLNRRSTLASMFSIYPTSDVHRAIDILDRLGIAEHATKRAEALSGGQQQRVAIARALMQDPRIILADEPIASLDPMNAQVVMQSLRRIHEEDGRTIIANLHTLDTARRYCDRVVGMRDGKIVFDGLPEQLTTAMAREIYGADASFSEAATSTSIETLDHALA; from the coding sequence ATGCTGAAACTGACCGACCTGACCAAAGCCTATGGTCCGAATGTCGCGGTGAAGTCCGCGAACCTCGATATCGACCGTCCGGCCATGATCGGCATCATTGGCCGGTCCGGTGCGGGCAAATCCACGTTGCTGCGGATGCTGAACCGCCTAACTGACGCGACATCCGGCGAAATCAACTTCGAAGGCCGCGACATCACCGCGCTCACCGGCAAGGCCCGGCGCGACTGGCAGTCCCGCTGCGCCATGATCTTCCAGCAGTTCAACCTGGTGCCGCGTATGGACGTGGTGTCGAACGTGCTGCACGGCACGCTCAACCGCCGCTCGACACTCGCCAGCATGTTCAGCATCTACCCCACCAGCGATGTGCACCGTGCAATCGACATTCTCGACCGCCTCGGCATTGCGGAACATGCCACCAAGCGGGCCGAGGCGCTGTCGGGCGGGCAGCAACAGCGCGTGGCGATTGCCCGTGCGCTGATGCAGGACCCCCGGATCATCCTCGCGGACGAGCCCATCGCATCGCTCGACCCGATGAACGCACAGGTCGTCATGCAAAGCCTGCGCCGCATCCACGAAGAAGACGGGCGCACGATCATCGCCAACCTGCACACCCTGGATACCGCGCGCCGCTACTGCGACCGCGTGGTGGGGATGCGGGATGGCAAGATCGTGTTCGACGGCCTGCCCGAACAACTGACCACCGCGATGGCGCGCGAAATCTACGGCGCCGACGCCTCCTTTTCAGAAGCCGCCACGTCGACCTCGATCGAGACCCTCGACCATGCGCTTGCCTGA
- the phnG gene encoding phosphonate C-P lyase system protein PhnG, whose product MTQTQDKTADRQGWISLLATCDAADLDGVWQDLDPAFDHQVLRAPEIGSVMVRGRAGAVGAAFNLGEITVTRCSVRLSTGEDGHAYVQGRDRTKALRAALLDAAMQTAAAAGIREKVLGPLSEKARQRRATRAAKAAATKVDFFTMARGED is encoded by the coding sequence ATGACCCAGACCCAGGACAAGACCGCAGATCGGCAAGGCTGGATTAGCCTCTTGGCGACATGCGATGCCGCCGATCTGGACGGGGTGTGGCAGGACCTCGACCCCGCGTTTGATCACCAGGTGCTGCGCGCCCCCGAGATTGGCAGCGTCATGGTGCGCGGGCGCGCAGGGGCTGTCGGCGCCGCCTTCAATCTGGGCGAAATCACCGTGACCCGCTGCTCCGTCCGCCTGTCGACCGGGGAGGACGGCCATGCCTACGTCCAGGGCCGCGACCGGACCAAAGCGTTGCGGGCCGCGCTGCTGGACGCCGCGATGCAGACCGCCGCCGCGGCTGGTATCCGCGAAAAGGTGCTTGGGCCCCTGTCCGAGAAAGCCCGGCAGCGCAGGGCAACCCGCGCCGCCAAGGCCGCCGCGACGAAGGTCGATTTCTTTACCATGGCAAGAGGAGAGGACTGA